Genomic DNA from Halobaculum sp. MBLA0147:
TCGGCCGGGACCCTTCGACCGTTCGGGACGACTCGACCGCACCGCTCTGGGCGGCGACGACTCAGGCGGTCGACTGACGGAAGACCGCCGGGTCCCGCGTCTGGAGCCAGACGCGGCCGGACCCCTCGAACCGTGTCACGAACCCCTCGCCGCCCAGCAGTGTCGACTTGATCGAGGAGTCTTTCGTCCGGCTCACGTCCAGGGACGCCGTCCACGCGAGGAGGTGGTCCTCGTCGACCACCAGCGGTGCTCCCTCGTCGACGCGCTCCGAGCGGAGTCCGCCGAACGCGGACAGGAACGCGCTCCCGTCCCCGGCGAGTCGGAGGACGGTCACCTCGCCCGACGAGAGGACGTTGCCCGCCTCGTTGGCGGCCGTCGACTTCTCGACGCCGTCCGTCCAGGCGACGACACCGCCCGACTGGACCTTCAGCGGCCCGTCGGCACCCACGTCGAGCCGCGTCACGTCGCCCGGTTCGTCCGGCGCGAGCGTCACCGTCCCCGGGCCGTCCGTCGCGGTGAACGTACTCTCTAGGACGTCTCGTTCGTCGCTGAGCGCGTTCGTCACGAGCCCCGCGACGCCGTCACTGGTGCCGCTCGTCTCGCTCTCGACGGTCGCGGACCGCGAGAGGAACGCACCCGGATCGGCAGTCACCGACTCACCCTGATCGAGCGACACGACGACCACCGCACCGACGGGTCGGTTTTCGACCGTGAACTCCATACACGGGTGGACGGTGGGTGACGTGTAGTATCCGACGGCCGGTCTCGCACAGCGAGACACTCCCTGCGACCCGAACCACTTTGAACGACTGTGCACACGGCGGGAACGATGCCGACGAAGACGACCGGGTCTCACACCGCCTCCGCGCTCGTCGCACTGTTCGCCAGCAGCGTCCTGTCGAAGTACGTTCACGCGGTGACACCGTCGTTGACGGAGGCGTCGACGACCGCGTTGCGGGTCGTCGACGCGATCCCCGCCGTCGCCGTCCCGACGGACACCCGTGCCGCCGGTGCCGTGTTCGTGATCGTCGCCGTCACGGTCGCGTGGGAGGTCGCCCACTGGATCCGAACGCGGTGACTGCAGAGTCCAGGCTCTCCGTGTGGCGCCCGTCCGCTCCGTCACACGTACAACCGACGCCCACCAACGAGTGCGTCGATGGAGCGACTCGACACACCCGTCTTGGACGACCACCTCCACCTCGACCCCGAGCGGGGCCGTGGGATGGACGCCGTCGACGACTTCGCCCGACTCGGCGGCACCCACCTCCTCGTCGTCAACAAGCCGTCGTGGCACCTCGGGGACCTCCCGGCGGCGGGCGAGGACTTCGCGCACGTCTTCGATACGACCTGCGACGTGGTGGCACGCGCAGACGAGCGCCTGCCGGGGCGCGCCTGGCCCGTGTTGGGTGTCCACCCGGGACTCGTCTCGCGACTCGTCGAGGACGGGTACGACCCGGAGACCGCCGGCGAGATCATGCGTGCGGGGCTGTCGCGGGCCGCCGACTACGTCGCCGACGGCCGCGCGCTGGCGTTGAAGTCCGGGCGCCCACACTACGACGTGTCCGACGCGGTGTGGGCGGCCTCGAACGAGACGACACGCCACGCCTTCGAACTGGGCGCCGAACACGACTGTGCCGTCCAACTCCACACGGAGGCGTCGCGCGAGCAGTCCGACCTGGCCGCGTGGGCCGAAGAGCGGGGACTCCCCGCTCACCGCGTCGTCAAACACTACGCGTACGGGGAGTTGACGGGACCGACGCCGAGTGTGATGTGCGAGAAGGAGTACCTGCGGACGGCGGTCGACCGCGGCGAGCCGTTCCTGATGGAGACGGACTTCGTCGACGACCCGGACCGGCCCGGTGCGGTGATGGGGCCGAAGACGGTGCCGCGTCGCGTCCGGTGGCTGCTGGCGGACGGCCACGACGAGGCGGTCCGTCTCGCCCACGTCGAGACACCTCGCGAGGTGTACGGGATCGACACCGAGGCGACGCTCGACCGCGACGACTGAGGCGAGAGCGGGAGCCGACCAGCGAAATTGGGTACCCGGCGACGAGCGGGGGCCGACGACGACCGGGGGCCGGCGACGAGCGGACAACCGGCGGCGCTCGGCTCGCGACGACACTCACTCTGCCGGTCGCGCGACGAAGACGGTCCGGGCGTCGTCGTCGGGACCGAAGCCCTCGTGTGTCTCCACGGACAGGCCGGCGTCGACGAGTGCCGACCGGACGGTCTCGTCGTCGAACGGCGTCATCGGACGACTGTCGACGAACGGCTCGCCGTCGGGTGGGAAGACGACGGCGTCCCAGTCGAGTCGGCCGTCGGGGCGCGGATGCATCTGGACGATCCGGGCGTACGTCCCGGCGGGGCCTTCGCCCACGTCGAGCGCCGGGTAGTCGTGACCGTCCGGCGGGAGATCGGACACGTCGAAGACGAGGAGGCCGTCGTCCGCCACGCGGTCCGCGAGGGTGGCGACCGCCGCGTCGAGTGCCGCAGGTGGGAGGTGGTTGAGCACGCCACGGAACGCGACGACCACCGGGAAGGTGCCCGCGACCGGCAGCTCCGGGAGGCCGCCGACGACGAAGTCGGCGTCGAGCGACGGTGCCTTCTCGCGGGCGTAGTCGACGACCGCCCGGTTCGGGTCGACGGCGGTCGGCGCGAACCCCGCCGCCGCGAGTCGTCGGGTGTGCTCGCCCGTCCCGCACCCGACCTCCAACAGCGGGACGCCGTCGACCTCGGTCGCGGGGTCGTCGGTCTCGGCCAGACACGCGTCGCCCGTCCCCGCCACGGCCCCGTCCGCGGCCGCCACATCCACGGCCGCTCCGTCCGCGACTGCTCCGTCCGCGACCGCGCAGACGCCGTGTCGCTCGGCGGCCGCCAACAGGAACGACACGTCGCGGTCGTAGTCCCACTCCGACTGGATCGTGTCGTACAGCGCCGGGAACTCCGAGTACAGGCGGTCGGTCACACTCCCCGGTCGCGAGGCGAGCGACGAGAGTCCCGCGGGCGTTCTCGCCGTGTGACACACCCCAGGACCCGGTGTGGGCCGTCGTGACGGGCACGAGAGGGGGCGATACGGAGGGCTTATGCCGGAGGCACCGAACGTCTTGCGTATGAGCGACCCCGAAGAGACGTTCTACACCGAAGAACGGTGGCAGAACTGGCTCGACCGTGTGGACGACCAGGACCTCGACCCCGAGGAGGAAGACTCCGCACGGCTCCTGCTCAACCTCCAGAACGACACGGCCATCGCCGTCGCGAAGATCCTCGCGGCGTTCGACGACGGCCGCCTCGACGAGGACGCGGCCGTCGAGGAGATCGCGGGTGTCCGCGACGTGGTGTTGGCGGAGGTGGAGATGGACGACGAGGAGACGACGATGCTGATCGACGGGGTCCAGACGAGTCTGGTGCCGGTGTTCTACGCCGCCGAGGAGTACGTCGTCGGCGGGACGCCCGAGGAGGGGACCGTCCCCGAGTACGTCGACGCCGCTGCCGACGCCGAGGCCGCCGAGGATGTCGACGCCGCCCTGGGCTACCTCGTCCAGGCGGGCACGCTGATCGTCGACGGCGCGGAGCTGCCGATGGAGGTCGTCGAGGACCTGGAGTACGGGCTCGTCTCCGAGTGGGTCAACGGACTCGACTCGCTGCAGACCGCGCTGGCCGACCCCGAGGTCGTCGAGGAAGACGACGACTGAGCCGCCGCGCGTCTCTCTTCTGGGGTCTCCCGCCGTCTCGTCACCGCCGGGCGCGAGTACACGCGTCGCACGCCAGAGGACGGCGTTCGGCGGTGGCAGCAAGCTTATGCCTCGCCGAGCGGAAATTGGTGGTATGTCGTTTTGGGGGGACGACCGGTCGCAGTCCGTACAGGTAGGGGCGATTCTCCTGTTCGGGTTCGTGATCATCGGGATGTCGACGTACCAGGCGACGGTCGTCCCGTCACAGAACGAGGAGATCGAGTTCGGCCACGAGCAGACGGTGCGGTCGGACATGATCCAGGTCCGCAACAGCGTCGTGAGCACCGGCACCACCGGCGAGACGGCGCCGACGGAGGTGAAACTCGGGACGCGGTTCCCGAGTCGGACGCTGTTCATCAACCCGCCACCGGCGGTCGGGGAGTTGAAGACCGGGCCACCACGGAACGTGACGGTGAACTTCACGCGGGCGACGTTCCAGAGCCCCTACCCGGGCGAGACGGACGACTTCTGGGCCGACGAGAGTGGGGATCTCCCCGCACGGGACGGGAACTACTCGACACGCGCCATCCAGTACCGGTCGAACTACCGCGTGTACGACGGCGGTGCGGCGAACGTCACCGTGGAGTTGGGACACGCCTACGCCGGCTACGAGAACGGCCGGACGGTGAACCTCACCAGTTCGCCGGTGTTCGTCTCCGGCGAGCGTGTCACCGTCTTCCTCGTGAAGGGAGAGTACCGGAAGACCGGTGTCGACACGGTGTCGGTGGACCCGGAGGCGATCTCGACGGTCCAGCGACGCGAGTCCGTGGAGAACTTCTCCGTCGTCGTCCCGACGCGGCTGGAGCCGGGTGCCGTCCGGTCGCTGCTCGACCAGCAGTACGGGAGCGGCACGTCGGTCGGCACGCTCGGCAGCAGTGCGGACGTGAAGGTCGGGCCCGCTGCGGGCAGTGATCGGGTCAACGTGACGTTCACCAACCGGACGTACGCCTTCGCCGTCGCGGCCGTCGAGTTGGACGAAGACGGAGACGACGAGGCAGACGTGCCGACGAAGGCGAGTTCGCTCGATCCGGTTTCCGTCGAGGCCAGTGTTCAAAAAGGCTCGACGGCACGGGTCGTGTTGGAGGTCCGCGACCAGTTCGGGAACCAGAACACGAGTGCGTTCGTTCGAGCGAACAGCACCACCGGGTCGTGGGTCGGCGGCAGTGGGACGACGCTGAACGAGACAGTCGACGGCGACGGGCGAGTTGCGTTCGAGTTCGACACCCGTCCCGGCAACGTCTCGGCTGGAGCCGAGTACGCGCTGAACTTCACCCTCAATCGGTCGCTGTCGCCTGGGGTCGTCGGTGACGGATCGTTCGACAACACGACCGGCGAGAACGTGACAGTGCGTGTCTCTGTGACACCGGGTGGCGGCGGCGGTGGTGTCGGAGACTCACCGTACACCCTACAGTGGCGAGGTACCGAGACTGCGGGGAACACGGTGCTCGACTACTACGCTAGCAACGACACGTTGGTAGCCAGTGGACGAGACGAAGGTGAGACGATCCAGTTGACGACACTCGTCAGTGACGACGAGGGACCGTTGAACGGGGTGAGTGTCGACTTCGCGTCGAACAGCTCGACGGCTGTGTCGTACCCAGGAAGTTCCTCGGTCGACACGAACACTGAGGGGAAGGCGAACGTCACCGTCTCGCTGGACGAGAACGGGACGACTCGTCTGATCGCGTCGGCGACACAAGGGTCGGACGACATCAACCTGAGTGTACGGAACCTCTCTCCTACTGGCCCTAGTCCTCCCGCAGGCCCACCGTCACCGGGAGTCGTCTACGCAATCGGTGGCACGCTTCGCACCGTCGATGAAGAGGGACGGATCGCGACCTACGACACCGGTGGGAACGCCCCGAAGGCGTTCGGCCCGATGAGTGCGGACTTGGACGGTGACGGGAAGAAGGAGATTCCGTACGTGACGAACAGCGGCAACGAGATCAAGATCGTCGACCTCGACAACGAAACCCAGTCGGTGGTCACTGGAGACATCAAGAACACGGGATTGGGTGTCGGCGATCTTGACGGGGATGGTAACCCATCCCTCTTCTTCATCGATAGTGGAACAGATGAAATAAAAAAGGTCGAGTCGCCGGTAGGGTCAGG
This window encodes:
- a CDS encoding TIGR00266 family protein, with translation MEFTVENRPVGAVVVVSLDQGESVTADPGAFLSRSATVESETSGTSDGVAGLVTNALSDERDVLESTFTATDGPGTVTLAPDEPGDVTRLDVGADGPLKVQSGGVVAWTDGVEKSTAANEAGNVLSSGEVTVLRLAGDGSAFLSAFGGLRSERVDEGAPLVVDEDHLLAWTASLDVSRTKDSSIKSTLLGGEGFVTRFEGSGRVWLQTRDPAVFRQSTA
- a CDS encoding TatD family hydrolase; translated protein: MERLDTPVLDDHLHLDPERGRGMDAVDDFARLGGTHLLVVNKPSWHLGDLPAAGEDFAHVFDTTCDVVARADERLPGRAWPVLGVHPGLVSRLVEDGYDPETAGEIMRAGLSRAADYVADGRALALKSGRPHYDVSDAVWAASNETTRHAFELGAEHDCAVQLHTEASREQSDLAAWAEERGLPAHRVVKHYAYGELTGPTPSVMCEKEYLRTAVDRGEPFLMETDFVDDPDRPGAVMGPKTVPRRVRWLLADGHDEAVRLAHVETPREVYGIDTEATLDRDD
- a CDS encoding class I SAM-dependent methyltransferase → MTDRLYSEFPALYDTIQSEWDYDRDVSFLLAAAERHGVCAVADGAVADGAAVDVAAADGAVAGTGDACLAETDDPATEVDGVPLLEVGCGTGEHTRRLAAAGFAPTAVDPNRAVVDYAREKAPSLDADFVVGGLPELPVAGTFPVVVAFRGVLNHLPPAALDAAVATLADRVADDGLLVFDVSDLPPDGHDYPALDVGEGPAGTYARIVQMHPRPDGRLDWDAVVFPPDGEPFVDSRPMTPFDDETVRSALVDAGLSVETHEGFGPDDDARTVFVARPAE
- a CDS encoding DUF2150 family protein is translated as MSDPEETFYTEERWQNWLDRVDDQDLDPEEEDSARLLLNLQNDTAIAVAKILAAFDDGRLDEDAAVEEIAGVRDVVLAEVEMDDEETTMLIDGVQTSLVPVFYAAEEYVVGGTPEEGTVPEYVDAAADAEAAEDVDAALGYLVQAGTLIVDGAELPMEVVEDLEYGLVSEWVNGLDSLQTALADPEVVEEDDD